The following are from one region of the Paenibacillus sp. KS-LC4 genome:
- a CDS encoding ABC transporter ATP-binding protein, with protein sequence MEVNKLAGNDQASTIMEMNSVSYTYPGTDKAALNELKLRIPANKKIALCGHNGSGKSTLFLQLIGINRPQSGFVSWRGEPLSYKPRELASLRRRVGLVFQDPEHQLILNTAYEDISYGLRNAGLHEEEINRRTGRIVQQLNLQELAHKPLHHLSLGQKKRVALAGVLALEPELVLLDEPAAYLDPISEQRLVAELDRIHASGITPIMATHDMNMAYAWADWIFIMHEGCCILEGTPETVFGEGERLRSLGLTLPMVLEAWEALPFELRGEQQAPRTLAQFKEAVKSNRY encoded by the coding sequence ATGGAGGTGAATAAGCTGGCAGGCAACGATCAGGCATCAACAATCATGGAAATGAATAGTGTAAGCTATACTTACCCCGGAACGGACAAGGCCGCTTTAAACGAGCTAAAGCTGCGCATTCCTGCGAACAAGAAGATAGCGTTGTGCGGGCATAATGGCTCGGGAAAGTCGACGCTTTTTTTGCAGCTTATTGGCATTAATCGTCCGCAATCCGGTTTTGTCAGCTGGCGCGGCGAGCCGCTTTCTTACAAGCCCAGAGAGCTTGCCAGCTTGAGACGGCGTGTTGGTCTTGTTTTTCAGGACCCAGAGCATCAGCTCATCCTGAATACCGCTTATGAGGATATTTCCTATGGGCTGCGCAATGCGGGGCTTCATGAAGAGGAAATAAACAGGCGTACGGGGCGTATCGTCCAGCAGCTGAACTTGCAGGAGCTGGCGCATAAGCCGCTGCATCATCTCAGCCTTGGACAAAAGAAGCGCGTCGCTCTTGCCGGCGTGTTGGCGCTTGAGCCGGAGCTGGTGCTGCTTGATGAGCCGGCTGCTTATCTCGATCCGATATCGGAGCAGCGGCTGGTAGCTGAGCTTGATCGTATTCATGCCAGCGGCATAACGCCGATTATGGCAACGCATGACATGAATATGGCCTATGCTTGGGCGGACTGGATTTTTATTATGCATGAGGGCTGCTGTATATTGGAGGGGACGCCTGAGACTGTATTTGGTGAAGGAGAGCGTCTCAGAAGCCTTGGGCTCACGCTGCCAATGGTGCTGGAAGCCTGGGAAGCATTGCCGTTTGAGCTGCGAGGAGAACA
- the cbiQ gene encoding cobalt ECF transporter T component CbiQ, which translates to MMKWLDTISYSNRLRDLSAFWKCGLAALLLLLAYLAHPIVQLAIFGWLMLWTVGYARVPAKLYMVMLFSSCLLFVLSLPALLIEFTSSGNSGSAAGGLAAENTGWVLASWEPISLYVPEASLGMAGHIFTRILACLACLFFITLTTPFPELLQVLKRLKMPQIVLELMIIMYRFIFLLLDTAGAMLIAQRARGGQNSFKGKLQGTAAIAVRLFVKTMHRYKGLSNGLMARGFTNEIRLAPAAKRTVRLRYWAEAGLGLTLLLAVELWLRNGGE; encoded by the coding sequence ATGATGAAATGGCTGGATACGATTTCTTATTCCAATCGGCTGCGGGATTTATCCGCCTTTTGGAAATGCGGACTTGCAGCCCTGCTGCTGCTGCTTGCCTATCTTGCTCATCCGATCGTGCAGCTGGCTATTTTTGGATGGCTTATGCTGTGGACGGTTGGCTATGCAAGGGTGCCCGCCAAGCTTTATATGGTGATGCTTTTCTCCTCTTGCCTGCTGTTCGTTCTCAGCTTACCAGCGCTGCTTATTGAATTCACTAGCAGCGGTAACAGCGGCAGCGCAGCAGGAGGGCTGGCAGCTGAGAATACAGGCTGGGTGCTCGCTTCATGGGAGCCGATCAGTCTGTATGTGCCGGAGGCATCCTTAGGGATGGCCGGACATATTTTCACGCGTATTCTTGCTTGCTTGGCTTGCCTGTTTTTCATCACCCTGACGACCCCGTTTCCCGAGCTGCTGCAGGTGCTGAAGCGGTTGAAAATGCCGCAAATTGTACTGGAGCTCATGATCATTATGTATCGCTTCATCTTTCTGCTGCTGGATACGGCGGGCGCTATGCTGATCGCACAGCGCGCGCGCGGCGGCCAAAACAGCTTCAAGGGCAAGCTGCAAGGTACGGCAGCTATTGCCGTGAGGCTGTTCGTCAAGACGATGCATCGCTATAAGGGGCTATCGAACGGACTGATGGCGAGAGGCTTCACGAATGAGATCCGCCTTGCGCCTGCTGCAAAGCGGACGGTTCGCCTCCGATATTGGGCGGAAGCTGGGCTGGGCTTAACCCTTTTACTGGCAGTAGAGCTATGGCTTCGGAATGGAGGTGAATAA
- a CDS encoding energy-coupling factor ABC transporter substrate-binding protein has protein sequence MSRSAKNIWILAIVILLAVAPLIFINAEFGGADGAAEEMIQTIAPHYEPWASPLTEVPGETESMLFALQAAIGAGIIGYVIGLFKGKSEKTKQQ, from the coding sequence ATGAGCCGCAGTGCCAAAAATATTTGGATTTTAGCCATTGTTATTTTACTTGCCGTTGCGCCATTAATCTTCATTAATGCCGAGTTCGGCGGCGCGGATGGGGCAGCGGAGGAAATGATCCAGACGATTGCGCCCCATTATGAGCCATGGGCGTCTCCGCTGACAGAGGTGCCGGGAGAAACAGAAAGCATGCTGTTCGCGCTGCAAGCTGCGATAGGCGCTGGCATTATCGGCTATGTGATTGGCCTATTTAAAGGGAAGTCGGAGAAAACAAAGCAGCAATGA